One window of Felis catus isolate Fca126 chromosome D4, F.catus_Fca126_mat1.0, whole genome shotgun sequence genomic DNA carries:
- the LCN9 gene encoding epididymal-specific lipocalin-9: MALFLLTLGLSLGSAQELNPQAIVQKNYNMAKVSGIWYPVSMASDDIKRIEENGDLRVFIRNIESLEDGRLRFHFRTMVHGECEHVAMVCEKAERDGEYSISHEGDNTVLLSETDYRQYIIFHLRNIRNGTQTTMLALYGRVPDLGPSFLDRFEKVCRKYGLGPQNIISLGNQGEPPASCASSPGPGVFRRVPGPQGWGWRPQRGSI; encoded by the exons ATGGCTCTCTTCCTGCTGACCCTGGGGCTGAGCCTGGGCTCCGCCCAGGAGCTCAACCCCCAGGCCATTGTGCAGAAGAACTATAACATGGCCAAG GTTTCAGGGATCTGGTATCCGGTGTCCATGGCCTCCGACGACATAAAGCGGATCGAGGAAAACGGGGACCTGAGGGTCTTCATCCGGAACATCGAGAGCCTGGAGGACGGGCGTCTGAGATTCCATTTCCGCACCAT GGTGCACGGGGAGTGCGAGCACGTGGCCATGGTCTGCGAGAAGGCGGAGAGGGACGGGGAGTACAGCATCAGCC ATGAGGGGGATAATACGGTGCTGCTCTCGGAGACCGACTACAGACAGTACATCATCTTCCACCTCCGGAACATCAGGAACGGGACACAGACCACCATGCTGGCGCTCTATG GACGGGTGCCGGACCTGGGTCCCAGCTTCCTGGACAGATTTGAAAAAGTCTGCAGAAAGTACGGACTGGGTCCGCAGAACATCATCAGCCTCGGCAACCAAGGCGAGCCTCCCGCCTCCTGCGCCAGCAGCCCTGGGCCAGGAGTGTTCCGGAGAGTCCCGGGGCctcagggctgggggtggaggccCCAGAGAGGCTCCATCtga